CTGGAGGCGGCCTCCGCCCCCGAGGGCCTGTGGAAGAGCAGCAGGGTCGGGACCCCTGCAGGGGCTCCTTCCAAGGCCAGGGGCAGGGAGGGTTTGGGCGAGGGGCTGGCGGGGTCCGGCATCCCGGCGACCACCAGGTGAGCCCCCGCGTGCTCCAGGGTGCGGTTCCCATTCTCCAGGACGGTCCAGCCCATGCCGCGGATGATCTTCAGCCACCGCTCAGCTCCCGAGTAATACTCGTGGTTCCCGGTGACGAAGAAGATCCCGTGAGTGGCCTTGAGGTCAGCCAGTCGCAGGGCGAGGGGCTGGACCCCATCGGCCTCGGCGTCCACCAGGTCACCGGTCACCGCAATCAGGTCCGGGGACTGCCCGCTCGTGAGGTGGATAAGGTGATCCACCTGGGAGCGCCGGACCATGGGCCCCAGGTGGAGGTCGGAGATCTGGACGATGCGGAAGCCATCCAAAGCTGGTGGCAGGCTCCGGATGGGGATTTCGACCCTCCGGAGGCGGACGGGGCGCAGGGCTGTCCAGGCCCCCCAGGCGCAGGCCAGGACGGTGAGGACGGCGGCCGTGGGGACCGTCCAGGGGCGGACGGGAAGACGGGCCAAACTGAGGAACCCCTGCAGGGCATCCATGAGCAGGAGGGCGACCAGGTAGGTGGAGGCGAGGCTGAAGAGGGAGAAGGTGACCCAGAAGAGGGGGGCCAGCCGGTGGGAGAGCCAGGGGATCCGCTGGAGGAATGGCGTGAGCAGGACGAGGACTGTGAAGACACCCAGCAGGCTCCATAGCCATCCTGCGTGGCGGGCCAGGGGTGGGCACAGGGTGAGGGTCCTGATGCCCATGTAGGCTGAGGCGCCGCAGAGGACGCCCAGCAGGACGAGCAGGAAGATGAGCATGCGGAGCGCCATGGGGATTCCGGTTCTTCCAGCATGGCAGGACCTGGCGGGCTTGTGCGAGGGGGCGAATGGCTTCCAAGCCGCTGGCGAAGCCCTCCTAAGGATACCGGGTCGACTACAAGGGGAGAGCCGATCGGCGACCCGTAGCGTGCGGGCTGCCGGTCGGCTCTCGGTCTTGGCGCGGACTCAGCCCAGGTCTTCGAATACTGTGTAGACCATGGTCTGGTTGAGAAGGATGTAGGCCACTTCACCAAAGGTGATGGGGCCGGTGATACTGCCGGTCCGCTGGCCCTCCAGCCCCGCATAGAGGAAGTTGAGGATGCAGTTGCAGCTGAAGGCCGGCTGGTCCTGCCGCTTGGCCATCTCGCTGGAGAAGCTGGCAGCGTAGTCTGCAACGGGCTCCGCGAAGCGGTAGACATTACCCGGGAATACCGCGGCATAGAGGTTGACGATGCCCGCTGCGGCATCCACGGATTGGACGCTCACGTTGATGCAGGCACCCGAGTAGTCGGCCACCAGGGGCAGCCGGGTGTCGAGCTTGTTCCGGGAGATGTACTCGGCCAAGTTCTGCTTCTCGCCGTCCACCATGCAGTCGCCGATCTGGAAACCCCCTTCCTGGAAGGTGATGGCTGGCCCCTTGCCCTGGCGGAAGAGGTTCAGAAGCTCCACCCGGGCCGTTTTCTCCGATGGGAGGCCCGCGTGGAGGACTACGGCGGCATTGTCGCAGCACTCTCCGGTGAACCCGTTGAAGGCCTTGGGGGTGACCTTGCCCAGGTCAGAGAGGTGGACCCCCGCCACCCATCCCACCAGGGGCGTATCGAAGACGCCATCGTAGGTGGCGCTGTCATGGCCGAAGGTCAGGAGCGCTTCGCTGCCCGCCGGGAGGATGATCCAGGAGCATCCGTTGTCGGCATAGTCCTCGGGGATCCTGGGCAGGTCGTCCACACCATAGGTTTTGATGGCACTGCAAGACACGAAGGAGGGGAACTCCGTCAGGAAGACCCGGGAGCGGTCAATGACACCCCCGTCTTCGGTCATGAAATAGGGGATGGTCCCCCCTATCCAGTTGCCGCGGGGAAGGGCCTTCAGGAGGGATTCCTCTCCTGCGATGAGGAGCGGGGCGCCACTTCTGATTCTGCCGGTGGCTTCTTCGAGGGTGCAGAGGCTTGGCATGGTTCGCTCCTTCTCAGCCCAGGGCCAATTCGAGGTCGCCGGCTGCGATCTTCTCGTTCTTGGTGAAGTACTCGTGGCACAGCTCGATGGCTTGCTGGATGGAGGCTTCCCCCCCCTGTCCGGCCACCCGCTTGATGCGGTTGAACGCGATCTTGGTGGCCAGGACCTTGAACTGGAACTCGTGCTGGCTCACAACCAGGGCTCGCCACCGTGGATCTGTCTTGGGGGGGATGTTCATGGGGCACCTCGTGGGGAATGAGATGCCTCTCCATCGGCAGGGCGGGGGGCAGCTGTAGTTTTAAAGATGGATAAAGAATAATTAATAAATTTTATTTCATATAGGACGCCAATGCTGATCGGGCCATGGCGATCTCCTGGTGCATCTCCCTGTCTGACCAGGGGGGGCAGACCTCTTCCAGACAGTGGATGAGGGGCTGAAGGCCTTCGGCCGCCCGGAGCCCCACCAGCCTCACCCCCTCCAGGGCCATGCGGGCCTCCGTGGCCAGGACCTGCTCCAGGGCGTCGGTGGTCCGCAGCAGCTTGCGGGCGGCGATGGGGCCCATGGAACAGTGATCCTCCTTCCCGGCACTGGTGGGGATGGAGTCCACGCAGGCCGGGTGGGCGAGGCCCTTCATCTCACTCACCAGGGCGGCGCTGGTGACATGGGCCATCATGAAGCCGCTCTCCAGCCCGCCATGACGGCACAGGAAGGCCGGGAGGTCCGAGCTGTTGGGGTTGTTCATCCGCTCCTGGCGGCGCTCGGAGATGCTCGCCAGATCGCAGGCGGCGATGGCCAGGAGATCACAGGCGAAGGCCGGGTACTGTCCATGGAAGTTGCCGCCGGAGCGAGACTCCTGGGTGTCGGTGAATACCATGGGGTTGTCCGTGGCGCTGTTGAGTTCCCGTTCCAGGATCTCCCCCGCAAAGCCGAGGGCGTCCCGAGCGACCCCGTGCACCTGGGGGACGCAGCGCAGGGAGTAGGCATCCTGAACCCGTCGGCAGTTTCGGTGGCTCTCGCAGATCTCACTGCTTTCGCCCAGGAGCTCCCGCAGGCGGGCCGCGGAGGCCAGTTGCCCCGGGTGGGGTCGCTGGGCGTGGATGCGCGGATCGTAGGCCAGTCTGGAGCCCCGGAGGGCCTCCAGGGAGAGGGCGGCGATGTCGTCGGCCAGAGGTACAAGTCGGCGCAGCCGGGCCAGGGCCAGACAGCCCAGGGCTGTGATGAACTGGGTCCCGTTGACCAGGGCCAGGCCCTCCTTTGCCTCCAGAACCAGGGGCTTGAGGCATGCGTCCGCCAGGGCCTGGGCTCCCGGGAGGAGCCCCTCTGTTCCCCTGGCCCACCCCTCCCCGACCAGCAGCAGCCCCATGTGGGCAAGGGGCGCCAGGTCCCCGGAGGCCCCCACGCTGCCCTGGCAGGGGATCACCGGCAGGACTCCCCTGTTCAGGCACTCGGCCAGCAGCTGGATGGTCGCTGGCCTGACTCCGCTATGGGCCTTCAGAAGGCAGTTGATCCGGGCGGCCATGAGGGCCCGGGTCTGGGTTCGGTCGAGGGGTTCTCCGGTCCCGGCGGCGTGACTCCTCAGCAGGTTGAGTTGGAGCTGTCCGAGCTGCTCTGGAGGGATGATCACCTCGGCGAACTTCCCGAAGCCGGTGTTCACACCGTAAACAATCCGGCCTTCCTCCAGGATCCGGTCGATGACGGTGCGGTTGGCCGCGACGCGAGCCAGGGCATCCGGATGCAGGGAGACCCCGGCACCCCCGGCAATGTCCTCCAGGGCTTCAGCGCACAGTGAACTGCCGTCCAGGGTGTGCATGGGAACCTCCTACGCAGGATGGGGCGTGCGTCCCTTCCATGCCAGGGGATCAGGCTCTGTTCCCCACGCAGTGCCTGGAGATTCCGATGCCGAGTGCGGCCAGGGCCGAGCCGAACCAGATCCAGACCAGCTCGGACCAGATCACAGCCACCCCCCGGCTTGAGAAGAACCTGACCAGGCTGATCGGGCTGACCCGGATGGGGCGGAAGGGTGCGAAGTACCTGACCTCGGAAAAGGGCCAGAGGAAGGCCACCCCTTGGCCACCAGAGGTGCATGCGTCCAGGCATCCGTGGGATACGGCGCTGACGAAAAGGAACCAGCAAGCCAGGGGGAAGGGGTGCTTCCAGAGACGCAGCACTCCCGCCACCAGCACTGCCGAGGCGGCGGCGAAGAGGAGGGAGTGGCTGAATCCGCGGTGCCCGAAGGCGGAGGTGTAGGGAATGCCCAGCTTGAAGGCCACCACATCGAGGTCGGGGAGCATGGACAGGACGATGCCGGCGACCAGGACTGCTCTGGGAATCCGGCTTCGTCCCACGGCAAAGCTCAGGGCAAGGGGAACGGCGGTGTGGGAGAGTGCAGTCGGCATTCTTTGATTATTGCATTGTTATTTCATTCACAAGGAGAGGCTCTGCTCACAAGGGTCAAGGGCAGAGTGCCCCGGTTAAGATCGGTGGTGCACGGGATGGCGGTGGGGCCCTTCGCGCAGGACCGGGAGGGCAGGATGGACAACCCACGGACCCAGAAACTCTGGA
The sequence above is drawn from the uncultured Holophaga sp. genome and encodes:
- the hutH gene encoding histidine ammonia-lyase codes for the protein MHTLDGSSLCAEALEDIAGGAGVSLHPDALARVAANRTVIDRILEEGRIVYGVNTGFGKFAEVIIPPEQLGQLQLNLLRSHAAGTGEPLDRTQTRALMAARINCLLKAHSGVRPATIQLLAECLNRGVLPVIPCQGSVGASGDLAPLAHMGLLLVGEGWARGTEGLLPGAQALADACLKPLVLEAKEGLALVNGTQFITALGCLALARLRRLVPLADDIAALSLEALRGSRLAYDPRIHAQRPHPGQLASAARLRELLGESSEICESHRNCRRVQDAYSLRCVPQVHGVARDALGFAGEILERELNSATDNPMVFTDTQESRSGGNFHGQYPAFACDLLAIAACDLASISERRQERMNNPNSSDLPAFLCRHGGLESGFMMAHVTSAALVSEMKGLAHPACVDSIPTSAGKEDHCSMGPIAARKLLRTTDALEQVLATEARMALEGVRLVGLRAAEGLQPLIHCLEEVCPPWSDREMHQEIAMARSALASYMK
- a CDS encoding metal-dependent hydrolase, translated to MPTALSHTAVPLALSFAVGRSRIPRAVLVAGIVLSMLPDLDVVAFKLGIPYTSAFGHRGFSHSLLFAAASAVLVAGVLRLWKHPFPLACWFLFVSAVSHGCLDACTSGGQGVAFLWPFSEVRYFAPFRPIRVSPISLVRFFSSRGVAVIWSELVWIWFGSALAALGIGISRHCVGNRA
- a CDS encoding metallophosphoesterase is translated as MALRMLIFLLVLLGVLCGASAYMGIRTLTLCPPLARHAGWLWSLLGVFTVLVLLTPFLQRIPWLSHRLAPLFWVTFSLFSLASTYLVALLLMDALQGFLSLARLPVRPWTVPTAAVLTVLACAWGAWTALRPVRLRRVEIPIRSLPPALDGFRIVQISDLHLGPMVRRSQVDHLIHLTSGQSPDLIAVTGDLVDAEADGVQPLALRLADLKATHGIFFVTGNHEYYSGAERWLKIIRGMGWTVLENGNRTLEHAGAHLVVAGMPDPASPSPKPSLPLALEGAPAGVPTLLLFHRPSGAEAASRAGICLQLSGHTHGGQYFPWTLLVKALFDHPEGLDRVGDMWIHTSPGTGFWGPPNRFLMPPELTLLVLRRA